One stretch of Argiope bruennichi chromosome 3, qqArgBrue1.1, whole genome shotgun sequence DNA includes these proteins:
- the LOC129964149 gene encoding leucine-rich repeat neuronal protein 1-like translates to MKDYLFLLLLLLSLLLSLFASCPSPCSCVPGPTGTTVNCSGLHLERVPQGLPADATALLLRGNNLTDLFGQLPPLPSLLHLDLSYNQLKQLGRGLIFHNFSSLEVLDLSHNDFRTVFNGVFRGIHRLHTLLMMHVQIKFIEEHVFDGLTNLKKLHLSHNHLNAIFPEWFRELPQLEELHLENNHISYVNNGCFSSLHSLLILSLNGNRIRGVSDGAFDGLHNLTALYLEDNQLSKVPSVSMRAIRQLRVLRLGGNFFPQLHTGDFVRLNLEECFVENIAGLTLIDRGAFWDLPYLKTLHLHHNAQLQFVDEQAFINVPNLRILSLHGNNLSALSKEVVKSFQKPLQISLHQNPLVCDCNIRWISEILKGGNNSTRIQILGTLECDGPIQRVPVLSLDPSQIPENCPPVLVGSTNLTVDKKIGEGHVFQCRAHGLPSPKIHWILPDGRVLNQTSNDSRMRLKGPGSLELHPIRPADRGTYTCVAENLLGQAIGVMTLIVENIDIHLFPQSVASTFVTVVWNGTARNAFPEYEIVYRREEEGVREYQSVTVNQFFRSYTINNLRPNALYKFCIGVKSKEDKQYVQFSCTWVKTRDESFMMQGIHRTSNVAVAAVLGIVASMTLVVCAVTVAARKYRQRHYDTPEKSLVTHMAQIPLENLHSPLMAHAGS, encoded by the exons ATGAAGGACTACCTATTTTTGCTGTTGCTTCTGCTGTCACTGCTTTTGAGCCTGTTCGCCTCCTGCCCATCCCCTTGCTCCTGCGTCCCGGGCCCAACGGGTACCACTGTCAATTGTTCGGGGCTGCACCTGGAGCGCGTGCCACAAGGCTTGCCAGCAGATGCAACCGCCCTCTTGTTGCGTGGTAACAACCTTACCGACCTTTTTGGACAGCTGCCTCCACTTCCCTCTCTCCTGCACTTGGACCTTTCGTACAACCAGCTGAAGCAGCTTGGCCGAGGTCTCATCTTCCACAACTTCAGCAGTCTCGAGGTACTAGATCTATCCCATAACGACTTCCGCACTGTCTTTAACGGAGTGTTCCGAGGAATCCATCGACTGCACACGCTGCTCATGATGCATGTTCAGATTAAATTCATCGAGGAGCATGTTTTCGATGGGCTGACGAATCTCAAAAAGCTTCACCTCTCACATAATCACCTGAATGCCATCTTCCCAGAATG gtTCCGTGAGTTGCCACAGTTAGAGGAACTTCATCTTGAGAACAACCACATCTCATATGTGAATAATGGCTGCTTCTCTTCCCTCCACAGCCTACTCATCCTCTCACTCAATGGAAACAGGATACGTGGAGTGAGCGACGGGGCCTTTGATGGCCTGCACAACCTTACCGCTCTCTATTTAGAGGACAACCAGCTGAGCAAGGTGCCCTCTGTGTCAATGCGTGCAATTCGCCAGCTACGTGTGTTGCGTTTAGGCGGAAACTTCTTTCCACAGCTGCATACAGGTGATTTTGTACGATTGAATCTAGAGGAatgttttgtagaaaatattgcTGGTCTCACCTTGATTGACAGAGGCGCCTTCTGGGACCTTCCTTACCTCAAGACACTGCATCTGCATCATAACGCTCAATTACAATTCGTGGATGAGCAGGCTTTCATCAACGTCCCTAACCTTAGAATCCTGTCGTTACATGGCAATAATCTCTCCGCCCTTAGCAAAGAAGTAGTCAAGTCATTTCAAAAACCTCTTCAAATCAGCCTTCATCAAAATCCTCTAGTCTGCGATTGCAACATCCGATGGATAAGCGAAATCTTGAAAGGAGGCAATAATTCTACCAGAATACAAATCCTAGGAACTCTAGAATGTGATGGACCTATTCAGAGGGTTCCCGTCCTTAGCTTGGACCCGTCCCAGATCCCAGAAAATTGTCCACCCGTCCTGGTTGGATCCACCAACTTAACAGTGGATAAGAAAATAGGGGAGGGACATGTATTCCAATGTAGAGCCCACGGTCTCCCCAGTCCCAAAATCCACTGGATACTGCCAGATGGCCGCGTATTGAATCAGACGTCCAATGATTCACGGATGCGGTTAAAAGGCCCAGGTAGCCTGGAATTACACCCTATCCGCCCTGCGGATCGGGGAACGTATACTTGCGTTGCAGAGAACCTTTTAGGACAAGCAATAGGTGTGATGACACTGATAGTGGAGAACATCGACATTCACTTATTCCCACAAAGTGTGGCTTCAACCTTTGTGACAGTCGTATGGAATGGGACAGCGAGAAATGCTTTCCCAGAATATGAAATAGTGTATCGAAGGGAAGAGGAAGGCGTCCGGGAGTACCAGTCGGTGACAGTTAATCAGTTCTTCCGATCGTACACAATCAACAACTTGCGACCGAACGCCCTTTATAAGTTCTGCATCGGTGTTAAAAGCAAAGAGGATAAGCAATACGTGCAGTTTTCTTGCACATGGGTTAAAACCCGGGACGAGAGCTTTATGATGCAAGGCATTCACAGGACAAGCAATGTGGCTGTAGCAGCG